A genomic region of Streptomyces sp. R33 contains the following coding sequences:
- a CDS encoding ATP-grasp domain-containing protein, with amino-acid sequence MCCSAGAARARGLDTVRLDTFAVPDGLRARHVHAGPAFADVVAPPLGIGLLEAPADWLARLPQEFTGREVRLIPIREAYALRRPVFVKSPNDKSIPALVYADGSRLPGPDAVDPETEVLVSDVVRFTAEYRTYLLDGAVHTAGRYAEDGSLSLGPAAPEAVAFAERLPFVTLPSAIVVDVGVADGRWSVIEANAAWASGMYTCDPQRALDVVLRAAAPLHTVAERDRPFLR; translated from the coding sequence ATGTGTTGTTCGGCGGGGGCCGCCCGCGCGCGCGGGCTGGACACCGTACGGCTGGACACCTTCGCCGTGCCCGACGGGCTGCGCGCACGGCATGTGCATGCCGGTCCGGCCTTCGCCGACGTCGTGGCGCCGCCGCTCGGGATCGGCCTGCTGGAGGCCCCGGCGGACTGGCTGGCGCGGCTGCCGCAGGAGTTCACCGGGCGGGAGGTCCGCCTGATCCCGATCCGCGAGGCCTACGCACTGCGCCGGCCCGTCTTCGTGAAGTCGCCGAACGACAAGTCGATCCCGGCCCTCGTCTACGCCGACGGCTCCCGCCTCCCCGGCCCCGACGCCGTGGACCCGGAGACCGAGGTGCTGGTCAGCGACGTCGTGCGCTTCACGGCCGAGTACCGGACGTACCTCCTCGACGGCGCCGTGCACACCGCGGGCCGCTACGCGGAGGACGGCAGCCTGAGCCTCGGCCCGGCGGCTCCTGAGGCGGTGGCCTTCGCCGAGCGGCTGCCCTTCGTCACCCTCCCGTCCGCGATCGTCGTCGACGTCGGCGTCGCGGACGGCCGCTGGTCGGTGATCGAGGCCAACGCCGCCTGGGCCAGCGGCATGTACACCTGCGATCCGCAGCGCGCCCTCGACGTCGTCCTGCGCGCCGCGGCCCCGCTGCACACCGTCGCGGAGCGCGACCGGCCGTTCCTGCGGTGA
- a CDS encoding S8 family serine peptidase, whose amino-acid sequence MAQRNRRRSLRAALAALTAALLLPVGAGVAAAAPEPGPTPGAAERKIEPKLRTQLDDSGKAAFWVYLDSAADLSAAGRERTRAAKAETVLHAKQQHAARSQAEVIKALDGAKAEYTSYWIVNAVRVVGSQKLAGTLAQRPEVSRIDADDKVTLPKPAEGKREKAAADAVEWNVDRIKAPQVWDQLGVRGEGIVVANIDSGVDYTHPAVNGQYRGKNADGSYDHDYNWFDPAGVCPTAAPCDNNDHGTHTMGTMVGDDGGANKIGVAPGAKWIAAKGCETNSCSEASLLAAGQWIVAPTDLNGRNPRPDLAPHIVNNSWGSATHDDWYQQIVDAWRAAGIFPAFSNGNSGPGCATSGSPGDYASSYSSGAFDINGAIAPFSSRGAGPGGIIKPDIAAPGVNVRSSVPGGGYEAFSGTSMASPHTAATVALLWSAAPALEGDVAQTEQLLNGTAQDTDNGQCGGNAADNNVFGEGKLDALAAVSGAPRGAIGAVSGTVRSGGQPVAGAKVTATGPIARTTTTAADGSYTFRSLSVGAYTLTAAKFGYGQETATATVTENATATGDFTLTQAPSGKLTGTVTSAAGPAAGATVTVTDTPVTATADAQGRFEVTLPHGTYEVRAAHSSRCVTGGSATTTVAGDTTVAVTLPERTDGYGYACSTAGSRPYAAGDRQLALTGDNTTERVDLPFPVPLYGKTYGQAWIGTNGTVSFGGNNTGDINGDIPSTATPNAALYPFWDDLVVGAAGSGSGVFTAVTGTAPHRTYVIEWREVSHWSAQTDKFSFSAAIGEDGTVAYTYKGTGGTGIKGGSTATVGVENAAGTDAFKYSFNQAVVTDGLAIAFRTTKSGVVAGRVLDANDGNGVAGATVTVGTGDTAVSATTAADGGYVVQSPSGARAVSLTAPSYESAAATVDVKAADVTTVTQSLRTGRVTAAKPAVEVVLPADQKRTRTLDLTNPGLGTDFTVTEDAAWLTATPGTGNLPTGGKAAVTLAVDTKGLAAGTVLTADLKITSASGRAPVLTVPVKVVVPRYQVALDAGSDYTATDTLGDSWSPDRKYTAGSYGYQGNSSVNATGRTIAGTAEQKLFRNAREGMYEYRFDNVPNGTYTVELGFAELSSTKPNKRVFDVLAEGTQVLPSLDISLEAGTYTALTRTYTVTVTDGVLNVRFVAHGGYGKPLLNSLRVTDRPDKS is encoded by the coding sequence GTGGCCCAACGCAACAGACGACGATCCTTGCGCGCGGCGCTGGCCGCGCTCACCGCAGCCCTGCTGTTACCCGTCGGCGCGGGCGTGGCGGCAGCCGCGCCGGAACCCGGGCCCACCCCCGGAGCGGCCGAGCGCAAGATCGAGCCGAAGCTCCGCACCCAGCTCGACGACTCCGGCAAAGCCGCCTTCTGGGTCTACCTGGACAGCGCCGCCGACCTCTCGGCGGCGGGCAGGGAACGGACCCGCGCCGCCAAGGCAGAAACGGTTCTGCATGCCAAGCAGCAGCACGCCGCGCGCAGCCAGGCCGAGGTGATCAAAGCCCTGGACGGCGCCAAGGCCGAGTACACCTCGTACTGGATCGTGAACGCCGTCCGCGTCGTCGGCAGCCAGAAACTCGCCGGAACCCTCGCGCAGCGCCCCGAGGTCTCCCGGATCGACGCCGACGACAAGGTCACCCTCCCCAAGCCCGCCGAGGGCAAGCGGGAGAAGGCCGCCGCCGACGCCGTCGAGTGGAACGTCGACCGCATCAAGGCCCCGCAGGTCTGGGACCAGCTCGGGGTGCGCGGCGAGGGCATCGTCGTCGCCAACATCGACAGCGGCGTCGACTACACCCACCCGGCCGTGAACGGCCAGTACCGCGGCAAGAACGCCGACGGCTCGTACGACCACGACTACAACTGGTTCGACCCGGCCGGCGTCTGCCCCACCGCAGCCCCCTGTGACAACAACGACCACGGCACCCACACCATGGGCACGATGGTCGGCGACGACGGCGGCGCCAACAAGATCGGCGTGGCTCCCGGCGCCAAATGGATCGCCGCGAAGGGCTGCGAGACCAACTCCTGCTCCGAGGCCTCCCTCCTCGCCGCCGGCCAGTGGATCGTCGCCCCGACCGACCTGAACGGCCGCAACCCCCGCCCCGACCTCGCCCCGCACATCGTCAACAACTCGTGGGGCAGCGCGACGCACGACGACTGGTACCAGCAGATCGTCGACGCCTGGCGCGCCGCCGGCATCTTCCCCGCCTTCTCCAACGGGAACTCCGGCCCCGGCTGCGCCACCAGCGGATCGCCCGGCGACTACGCGAGCTCCTACAGCTCCGGCGCCTTCGACATCAACGGCGCGATCGCGCCGTTCTCCTCGCGCGGCGCGGGACCCGGCGGCATCATCAAGCCCGACATCGCGGCCCCCGGCGTGAACGTCCGCTCCTCCGTCCCCGGAGGCGGGTACGAGGCCTTCTCCGGCACCTCGATGGCCTCACCGCACACCGCGGCCACCGTGGCCCTGCTCTGGTCCGCCGCACCCGCCCTCGAAGGCGACGTCGCGCAGACCGAGCAGCTGCTGAACGGCACCGCCCAGGACACCGACAACGGCCAGTGCGGCGGCAACGCCGCCGACAACAACGTCTTCGGCGAGGGCAAGCTCGACGCGCTCGCCGCCGTCTCGGGCGCCCCGCGCGGCGCCATCGGCGCCGTCTCCGGCACCGTCCGCTCCGGCGGACAGCCGGTCGCGGGCGCGAAGGTCACCGCCACCGGACCGATCGCCCGTACGACGACCACCGCGGCCGACGGCAGCTACACCTTCCGCTCCCTGTCGGTCGGCGCCTACACCCTGACGGCCGCCAAGTTCGGCTACGGCCAGGAGACCGCCACGGCGACGGTGACCGAGAACGCCACCGCCACCGGTGACTTCACCCTCACCCAGGCCCCCTCCGGCAAGCTCACCGGCACCGTCACCTCGGCCGCCGGACCAGCCGCGGGCGCCACCGTCACCGTCACGGACACCCCGGTGACCGCGACCGCCGACGCGCAGGGCCGCTTCGAGGTCACCCTGCCGCACGGCACGTACGAGGTACGGGCCGCGCACTCCTCCCGCTGCGTCACCGGCGGCAGCGCCACGACCACCGTCGCCGGCGACACCACGGTGGCGGTCACCCTGCCCGAGCGCACCGACGGCTACGGCTACGCCTGCTCCACCGCGGGCAGCCGCCCGTACGCGGCGGGGGACCGGCAGCTCGCGCTGACCGGCGACAACACCACCGAGCGCGTCGACCTCCCCTTCCCCGTCCCGCTGTACGGCAAGACGTACGGCCAGGCCTGGATCGGGACGAACGGCACGGTCAGCTTCGGCGGAAACAACACCGGTGACATCAACGGGGACATCCCGAGCACGGCCACGCCCAACGCGGCCCTGTACCCGTTCTGGGACGACCTGGTCGTCGGCGCGGCCGGCAGCGGCTCGGGCGTCTTCACCGCCGTCACCGGCACCGCCCCGCACCGGACGTACGTGATCGAGTGGCGCGAGGTGTCCCACTGGTCGGCGCAGACCGACAAGTTCTCCTTCTCGGCGGCGATCGGCGAGGACGGCACCGTCGCCTACACGTACAAGGGGACCGGCGGCACCGGCATCAAGGGCGGCTCCACGGCCACGGTCGGCGTGGAGAACGCAGCGGGCACGGACGCCTTCAAGTACTCCTTCAACCAGGCGGTCGTCACCGACGGGCTCGCCATCGCCTTCCGGACCACCAAGAGCGGCGTGGTCGCGGGCCGGGTGCTCGACGCGAACGACGGCAACGGCGTCGCGGGAGCCACGGTGACCGTGGGCACCGGCGACACGGCGGTGTCGGCGACCACGGCGGCGGACGGCGGATACGTCGTCCAGAGCCCGTCCGGGGCGCGGGCGGTGTCCCTCACCGCCCCCTCGTACGAATCCGCGGCGGCGACGGTCGACGTCAAGGCGGCCGACGTCACGACGGTGACGCAGTCGCTGCGCACGGGCCGGGTCACCGCCGCCAAACCCGCGGTGGAGGTCGTCCTCCCCGCGGACCAGAAGCGGACCCGCACCCTCGACCTCACCAACCCGGGCCTCGGCACGGACTTCACGGTGACCGAGGACGCGGCCTGGCTGACGGCCACCCCGGGGACGGGGAACCTGCCGACCGGTGGCAAGGCCGCGGTCACGCTGGCTGTGGACACCAAGGGTCTGGCTGCCGGGACGGTCCTCACGGCCGACCTGAAGATCACCTCGGCCAGTGGGCGGGCGCCGGTGCTCACGGTGCCGGTCAAGGTCGTCGTCCCGCGCTACCAGGTCGCCCTGGACGCGGGCTCCGACTACACGGCCACGGACACCCTGGGCGACAGCTGGTCCCCGGACCGCAAGTACACGGCCGGGTCGTACGGCTACCAGGGCAACTCCTCGGTGAACGCCACCGGCCGCACCATCGCCGGCACGGCCGAGCAGAAGCTGTTCCGCAACGCCCGTGAGGGCATGTACGAATACCGCTTCGACAACGTCCCGAACGGCACGTACACCGTGGAGCTCGGCTTCGCGGAGCTGTCCTCGACGAAGCCGAACAAGCGCGTCTTCGACGTCCTGGCCGAGGGCACGCAGGTCCTGCCGTCGCTGGACATCTCGCTGGAGGCGGGCACGTACACGGCCCTGACCCGGACGTACACGGTCACGGTCACGGACGGGGTGCTCAACGTCCGCTTCGTCGCGCACGGGGGCTACGGCAAGCCGCTGCTGAACTCCCTGCGGGTGACGGACCGCCCCGACAAGAGCTGA
- a CDS encoding MFS transporter: protein MTDPAPGTEERVPAGPGVPLASARGRWIVLTTVLGSTMALLDSTVVNVALPTIGVDLDADMAVLQWTANAYMLTLAGLILVGGALGDRFGRRRIFVLGVVWFAGASLLCGIAPNAGVLIAARALQGAGGALLTPGSLALIQGSIAAEDRARAVGLWSGFGGVGAAVGPFLGGWLVDGPGWRWVFLLNVPVAAVCVPIALRHVPESRDPQAHGRFDVLGAFLGAAALALLTYALIEARSGSPLVIASAVGGVLLSAVFVYVERHRADPMLPPDIFASRQFTAVNVVTLFVYAAFSGFFFLFVLQLQVVSGYSALGAGAALLPTTALMLLLSARSGALGERIGPRIPLTVGPLLCAAALLLMLRVGPDASYVRDVLPALIVMGMGMVALVAPLTATVLSSVDPGRAGLASGINNAAARAAGLLAVAALPLLAGMGPDAYRSASEFDAAFGRAMLWCAGLLVAGAAVAWATVRKPVPGAGCHPECHTFCATTSPPLEPPRTAKP, encoded by the coding sequence ATGACCGATCCAGCGCCGGGCACGGAAGAACGCGTTCCGGCCGGGCCCGGTGTGCCGCTCGCCTCCGCCCGGGGCCGGTGGATCGTACTGACCACCGTGCTCGGGTCGACCATGGCCCTGCTCGACTCGACCGTGGTCAACGTCGCCCTCCCCACGATCGGGGTGGACCTCGACGCCGACATGGCCGTGCTCCAGTGGACGGCCAACGCCTACATGCTCACCCTGGCCGGACTGATCCTCGTCGGCGGAGCGCTCGGGGACCGCTTCGGGCGGCGCCGGATCTTCGTCCTCGGGGTGGTGTGGTTCGCGGGCGCCTCGCTGCTGTGCGGGATCGCGCCGAACGCGGGGGTCCTGATCGCCGCGCGGGCCCTTCAGGGTGCCGGCGGCGCACTGCTGACCCCCGGTTCGCTCGCGCTGATCCAGGGCTCGATCGCCGCCGAGGACCGGGCCCGGGCCGTCGGGCTGTGGTCGGGGTTCGGCGGGGTGGGCGCGGCCGTGGGGCCGTTCCTCGGCGGCTGGCTGGTGGACGGGCCCGGCTGGCGCTGGGTGTTCCTGCTGAACGTGCCGGTGGCCGCGGTGTGCGTGCCGATCGCCCTGCGGCACGTACCGGAATCGCGCGACCCGCAGGCGCACGGGCGGTTCGACGTGCTCGGCGCCTTCCTGGGGGCAGCCGCCCTCGCCCTGCTGACGTACGCGCTGATCGAGGCCCGGTCCGGGTCCCCGCTGGTGATCGCCTCGGCCGTCGGGGGCGTGCTGCTGTCCGCCGTGTTCGTGTACGTCGAGCGGCACCGGGCCGATCCGATGCTGCCGCCCGACATCTTCGCCTCCCGGCAGTTCACCGCCGTCAACGTGGTCACGCTGTTCGTGTACGCGGCCTTCAGCGGGTTCTTCTTCCTCTTCGTGCTCCAGCTCCAGGTGGTCTCCGGCTACTCGGCCCTGGGCGCGGGGGCGGCTCTGCTGCCGACGACCGCGCTGATGCTGCTGCTGTCGGCCCGGTCGGGGGCGCTCGGGGAGAGGATCGGTCCGCGGATCCCGCTCACGGTGGGGCCGCTGCTGTGCGCGGCGGCGCTGCTGCTGATGCTGCGGGTGGGGCCGGACGCCTCGTACGTACGGGACGTGCTGCCGGCGCTGATCGTGATGGGCATGGGCATGGTGGCCCTGGTGGCTCCGCTGACGGCGACCGTGCTGTCCTCGGTGGACCCCGGCCGGGCGGGCCTGGCCAGCGGCATCAACAACGCGGCCGCCCGGGCGGCCGGACTGCTGGCGGTGGCGGCACTGCCGCTGCTGGCCGGCATGGGGCCGGACGCCTACCGCTCGGCGTCCGAGTTCGACGCCGCGTTCGGGCGGGCCATGCTGTGGTGCGCGGGGCTGCTCGTGGCGGGCGCGGCCGTGGCCTGGGCCACCGTACGCAAGCCCGTACCGGGAGCGGGGTGCCACCCGGAGTGCCACACCTTCTGCGCGACGACCTCCCCGCCGCTCGAACCCCCGAGGACGGCGAAGCCCTGA
- a CDS encoding DUF6629 family protein, which yields MCWNATADLTAGAVITAVGVVCVARVRRARDLPIAALPLLLGAHQLVEAAVWHAGGGCGPATTAWVVIALPVLPVWVPFGVLLAAAPADRRLPWGPAVAGLATAAVLSYCLATRPATAEIRGHTLGYGVNVPWIPLVLAGYLFATLGALLLSGERRLRLLGAVLGAGALACSALWRLEFVSTWCAWAAVASLLVLGWVRRARPGASVT from the coding sequence ATGTGCTGGAACGCCACGGCAGATCTGACGGCGGGTGCGGTCATCACCGCCGTGGGCGTCGTGTGCGTGGCGCGCGTACGGCGGGCCCGCGATCTGCCGATCGCCGCACTGCCGTTGCTGCTGGGCGCCCACCAGCTGGTGGAGGCCGCGGTGTGGCACGCGGGCGGCGGCTGCGGCCCGGCCACCACGGCCTGGGTGGTGATCGCCCTGCCGGTGCTGCCGGTGTGGGTGCCGTTCGGGGTGCTGCTCGCCGCCGCTCCGGCGGACCGCCGCCTCCCGTGGGGGCCGGCCGTCGCCGGTCTCGCCACCGCCGCGGTGCTCTCGTACTGCCTCGCGACCCGGCCGGCGACCGCCGAGATCCGGGGTCACACCCTGGGTTACGGCGTGAATGTTCCGTGGATACCGCTCGTCCTCGCGGGCTACCTGTTCGCCACCCTGGGCGCCCTGCTGCTGTCGGGCGAGCGGCGGCTGCGGCTCCTCGGTGCGGTGCTCGGCGCCGGGGCATTGGCCTGCTCAGCGCTGTGGCGGCTGGAATTCGTCTCCACCTGGTGCGCCTGGGCGGCGGTCGCGTCCCTGCTGGTGCTGGGGTGGGTACGGCGCGCCCGGCCCGGCGCCTCTGTGACATGA
- a CDS encoding GMC oxidoreductase, with protein sequence MGDKALHKSGSKGISRRGFMARTSSILGAAALAGQSTPAHAQTVASVAAAVGPIDNGAHVPALVIGTGYGGSVAALRLAQAGVDVHMIEMGMAWDTSGPDGKIFCNTTSPDQRSYWLRTKTKQPLSNFLGFPIDRDIPRYTGILDAEEMGGIIVYQGRGVGGGSLVNGGMAVTPKRANFAAILPSVDADEMYTTYYPRANAGLGVGLVDPAWFDTVDCYQFARVGRKHAQRSGFPFVFVPDVYDWDYMKQEAAGTAPKSAVAGEILYGNNYGKKSLQKTYLAQARATGKVTISPLHKVTSVSPAAGGGYTVVIDQINTTGAATATKTVIADKVFFAAGSVGTSKLLVRLKATGALPALNGEVGKGWGDNGNVMCGRANHLWDPTGKVQASIPCGGIDNWDAGGAFAEVAPLPTGIETYASFYLSITKNPHRAEFTYNAASGAVELNWQTAWKQPSIDMAKTIFDKINSKEGTIYRTDLFGTNKIWGDHLTYHPLGGAVLNKATDNYGRLHGYTGLYVIDGSLIPGNTSVNPFVTITALAERNIEKIIATDL encoded by the coding sequence ATGGGTGACAAAGCCCTGCACAAATCCGGCTCCAAGGGAATCTCGCGCCGTGGATTCATGGCGAGAACAAGTTCTATTCTCGGGGCGGCTGCCCTTGCCGGTCAGAGCACCCCGGCCCACGCGCAGACGGTCGCCTCAGTCGCAGCGGCCGTCGGCCCCATCGACAACGGCGCGCACGTACCGGCGCTGGTGATCGGCACCGGCTACGGAGGGTCCGTCGCCGCCCTGCGACTCGCCCAGGCAGGCGTCGACGTCCACATGATCGAGATGGGCATGGCCTGGGACACCTCGGGACCGGACGGCAAGATCTTCTGCAACACGACCAGTCCGGACCAGCGTTCCTACTGGCTGCGGACCAAGACCAAGCAGCCGCTGAGCAACTTCCTCGGCTTCCCGATCGACAGGGACATCCCCCGCTACACCGGGATCCTGGACGCCGAGGAGATGGGCGGCATCATCGTCTACCAGGGCCGCGGCGTCGGTGGCGGTTCGCTGGTCAACGGCGGTATGGCGGTCACCCCGAAGCGTGCGAACTTCGCCGCCATCCTCCCGTCGGTGGACGCCGACGAGATGTACACCACCTACTACCCGCGGGCCAACGCCGGGCTCGGGGTCGGCCTGGTCGACCCGGCCTGGTTCGACACCGTCGACTGCTACCAGTTCGCGCGCGTCGGCCGCAAGCACGCCCAGCGCTCCGGCTTCCCGTTCGTCTTCGTCCCGGACGTCTACGACTGGGACTACATGAAGCAGGAGGCCGCCGGGACCGCTCCCAAGTCCGCGGTCGCCGGGGAGATCCTCTACGGCAACAACTACGGCAAGAAATCGCTGCAGAAGACCTATCTCGCCCAGGCCCGGGCCACCGGCAAGGTCACCATCTCCCCACTGCACAAGGTCACTTCCGTGTCCCCCGCGGCCGGCGGCGGGTACACCGTCGTCATCGACCAGATCAACACCACCGGCGCGGCCACCGCCACCAAGACGGTGATCGCCGACAAGGTGTTCTTCGCGGCCGGCAGTGTCGGCACCAGCAAACTGCTCGTCAGGCTCAAGGCCACCGGCGCACTGCCCGCCCTGAACGGCGAGGTCGGCAAGGGCTGGGGCGACAACGGCAACGTCATGTGCGGGCGGGCCAACCACCTGTGGGACCCGACCGGCAAGGTCCAGGCGTCCATCCCCTGCGGCGGCATCGACAACTGGGACGCGGGCGGGGCGTTCGCCGAGGTGGCGCCGCTGCCGACCGGGATCGAGACGTACGCCTCCTTCTACCTGTCGATCACCAAGAACCCGCACCGCGCCGAGTTCACGTACAACGCGGCCTCGGGCGCGGTGGAGCTGAACTGGCAGACGGCGTGGAAGCAGCCGTCCATCGACATGGCCAAGACCATCTTCGACAAGATCAACTCCAAGGAGGGGACGATCTACCGCACGGACCTGTTCGGCACCAACAAGATCTGGGGCGACCACCTCACCTACCACCCGCTCGGCGGTGCGGTCCTGAACAAGGCCACCGACAACTACGGCCGCCTGCACGGCTACACCGGCCTGTACGTGATCGACGGCTCGCTGATCCCCGGCAACACCAGCGTCAACCCGTTCGTCACCATCACGGCGCTCGCGGAGCGCAACATCGAGAAGATCATCGCCACCGACCTGTAG
- a CDS encoding carboxymuconolactone decarboxylase family protein: MRIDIPEGQHPIEYVWGDMVPGIGMAAANFSLSVYAHTTLGLREFEAARLRVAQINGCVFCLDWRTERDGEKVEEEFSDAVTEWRTTDRFDERTRLAAEYAERYTLDHHNLDEEFWERMTAHYSQLEIVELTMSIGSWLAFGRLNHVLGLDSVCVLPGH, from the coding sequence ATGAGGATCGACATACCCGAGGGCCAGCACCCGATCGAGTACGTGTGGGGCGACATGGTCCCCGGGATCGGGATGGCCGCCGCGAACTTCTCCCTGTCCGTGTACGCCCACACCACCCTGGGGCTGCGCGAGTTCGAGGCCGCCCGGCTGCGCGTCGCGCAGATCAACGGGTGCGTGTTCTGCCTCGACTGGCGGACCGAACGGGACGGGGAGAAGGTCGAGGAGGAGTTCTCCGATGCCGTCACCGAGTGGCGCACCACGGACCGCTTCGACGAACGGACCCGGCTGGCCGCGGAGTACGCGGAGCGGTACACGCTCGACCACCACAACCTCGACGAGGAGTTCTGGGAGCGGATGACCGCGCACTACAGCCAGCTCGAGATCGTGGAGCTGACGATGAGCATCGGGTCCTGGCTGGCCTTCGGCCGGCTCAACCACGTGCTCGGCCTCGACAGTGTCTGCGTACTGCCGGGGCACTGA
- a CDS encoding dihydrodipicolinate reductase — MISTVVWGTGNVGRLAIRAVEAHPALKLAAVIVHHPDKIGRDAGRLGGLDHDTGVLATDDIEAVLAARPQAVVYAASGDTRPDDALADITRAIRAGAVVVSPALYPLYDHRGAPPEFRDPVAAAVAEGGGSLFASGVDPGWGNDVLPLLLSGLGSTIDAIRCQEIFDYSTYDQPDSVRYLVGMGQPMDFEPMMLMPSVPTMVWGGQIRMMARALGVELDEIRETVDRRALDSTVTTRTMGEFAAGTQGAVRFEVQGIVEGEPRLVIEHVTRIHASCAPDWPTPPDGGDGAHRVVIEGRPRIEVTVEATDEGENRSAGGNATAVGRLVGAIDWLVEAGPGLYDALDVPLRPAIGKLGRKKS; from the coding sequence ATGATTTCCACGGTTGTCTGGGGTACCGGCAACGTCGGCCGTTTGGCCATCCGTGCCGTAGAGGCCCATCCGGCGCTGAAACTGGCCGCCGTCATCGTCCACCATCCCGACAAAATCGGCCGCGACGCGGGCCGGCTCGGCGGACTCGACCACGACACCGGGGTCCTGGCCACCGACGACATCGAGGCGGTCCTCGCCGCCCGGCCGCAGGCCGTCGTCTACGCGGCCTCCGGCGACACCCGCCCCGACGACGCCCTCGCCGACATCACCCGGGCCATCCGGGCCGGCGCGGTCGTCGTCAGCCCCGCCCTCTACCCGCTCTACGACCACCGGGGCGCCCCGCCCGAGTTCCGCGATCCGGTGGCCGCCGCCGTCGCGGAGGGCGGCGGCTCGCTCTTCGCCTCCGGCGTCGACCCCGGCTGGGGCAACGACGTACTCCCGCTCCTGCTCAGCGGACTGGGCAGCACGATCGACGCCATCCGCTGCCAGGAGATATTCGACTACTCCACCTACGACCAGCCGGACTCCGTCCGGTACCTCGTCGGCATGGGCCAGCCCATGGACTTCGAGCCGATGATGCTGATGCCGTCCGTCCCGACCATGGTGTGGGGCGGGCAGATCCGCATGATGGCCCGGGCCCTGGGCGTCGAACTCGACGAGATACGCGAGACCGTGGACCGCCGCGCCCTCGACAGCACCGTCACCACCCGCACCATGGGCGAGTTCGCGGCCGGCACCCAGGGCGCCGTCCGCTTCGAGGTGCAGGGCATCGTCGAGGGTGAACCCCGCCTCGTCATCGAGCACGTCACCCGTATCCACGCCTCCTGCGCCCCCGACTGGCCCACGCCGCCCGACGGCGGTGACGGCGCCCACCGGGTGGTCATCGAGGGCCGCCCGCGCATCGAGGTCACCGTCGAGGCCACCGACGAGGGCGAGAACCGCTCGGCAGGCGGCAACGCCACCGCCGTCGGCCGTCTGGTCGGCGCCATCGACTGGCTGGTGGAGGCCGGACCGGGCCTCTACGACGCCCTCGACGTCCCCCTGCGCCCCGCCATCGGCAAGCTCGGAAGGAAGAAGTCATGA
- a CDS encoding DUF6126 family protein, with product MNIQSKFPRGLVIRLIAYLFVGHLFAFFVYLLFVLGGQNQ from the coding sequence ATGAACATCCAGTCCAAGTTCCCGCGCGGTCTGGTGATCCGGCTGATCGCCTACTTGTTCGTCGGCCACCTCTTCGCCTTCTTCGTCTACCTCCTCTTCGTCCTGGGCGGCCAGAACCAGTGA
- a CDS encoding helix-turn-helix domain-containing protein, with protein sequence MTSGPAPGPEGPERPDDQVGKDDPVGTDVGAGADELPSVAPQLRELRRRAGLTLEAAAARARLSPAHLSRLETGRRQPSLPLLLGLARTYGTTVSELLGETPAVADPIVRAGGPGAREADGWTYWQAGGPGRGMQALRVHVPHGRSQGELVRVHPGEEWLYVLKGRLRLHLAEAEYLLEPGDSAHFDSLTPHRIGAATTGGADLLFVHTLLQSSLAGLCLGGGTNAHQP encoded by the coding sequence ATGACATCCGGTCCTGCACCCGGCCCCGAAGGCCCCGAGCGTCCCGACGACCAGGTCGGCAAAGACGATCCGGTCGGCACCGACGTCGGCGCCGGCGCCGACGAGCTGCCGTCCGTGGCCCCGCAGCTGCGTGAGCTGCGGCGCCGCGCCGGGCTCACCCTGGAGGCCGCCGCCGCGCGGGCCCGGCTCTCGCCCGCGCACCTGTCCCGGCTGGAGACCGGGCGGCGCCAGCCCTCGCTGCCGCTGCTGCTCGGACTCGCCCGCACCTACGGTACGACGGTCTCGGAACTGCTCGGCGAGACCCCCGCCGTCGCCGATCCCATCGTACGGGCGGGCGGTCCCGGCGCCCGCGAGGCCGACGGGTGGACGTACTGGCAGGCAGGCGGCCCCGGCCGCGGGATGCAGGCGCTGCGCGTGCACGTCCCGCACGGGCGCAGCCAGGGGGAGCTGGTCCGCGTCCACCCCGGCGAGGAATGGCTGTACGTCCTCAAGGGGCGGCTGCGGCTGCACCTGGCGGAGGCCGAGTACCTGCTGGAGCCGGGGGACAGCGCGCACTTCGACTCGCTGACCCCGCACCGGATCGGCGCGGCCACCACGGGCGGAGCCGACCTGCTGTTCGTCCACACCCTGCTGCAGAGCAGCCTCGCCGGGCTGTGCCTCGGCGGCGGCACAAACGCCCACCAGCCCTAG